The following is a genomic window from Nicotiana tabacum cultivar K326 chromosome 3, ASM71507v2, whole genome shotgun sequence.
tttttatattttaaaaagtattaaaagtaccataaaccacaatttcttatAATTAAAACATTCAAAAATATTTCAAAGTCCTTAATCAAACATTTGACTTCTAAATAATAATGGTAATAATATCATACTTATATATTGTAGGATAAACAGAGATgcaaataaataataacaataataataatgacaaatactaataataattaaattaattaattaaaaaataattatgagGATCCACAAAAAAGAGAACTATATTATTGAGGACATTAAGGACATAGGAACACCTGCATTTCACTAGTTCCTTGTAGCAAAGGCAAGACATCATTGGGTTGTTCACCAACCAATGTTTCAATTTGTAATCTAAAAATTGTAAATGCTTctttattaataaaaatataaaatacaaaattcAGAAACTAAAATGCTTCATCATGTACCCCATTGTTCACACAAAACAGTGTGCGTCATATCTTGACATTATAAAAAAGTTAGAGTTTGTAATCTTGATTGATATTATAGAGTATGTCGTGCCAGCTGTACGTGTTGCTATCTAATTGAACACATAATTTTTCATGCACAAAGAGCAATAATTGTTTAATGAGTTCCATTTTATTTTTGAGGTAACGATTCTCAGCTTTTACAGCTCTTTATGACGAGTTTCAAGTTAATAAAATTTGTTAATAGCAAATAAATTATTATCAATATTAATGTTCGTGCTGTACAGAACGTTGTTGAATCATAGTATTATGGTATGATAATTGAGAATCTGAGATTGAGTGATTATAATCAGGAATTTTATATTTTGGAACCCAAAGGCCCAAACCAGATCATTCGCATTGACAGAGGTCAATTATATAACATTTAATTTATAAGATGATTATCAACaggaagaaattcaaaaatagtcagatttataagtgatcattcaaaaatagccacagtttttaaaataatcgaaatttagccacttttcatgtaaagatgaatatgaacgaaaacactgttcaaaatccggaaaatactccagcataatatactagaattCCAgtatatactggagttccagtataatataccagtccagcataatatgctggaagtttatacataggtgctccaatctccaatatattatgctggaacttttcgcgtgttggagttccagcataatatgttagaagttcatacacaggtgcaccgatctccagtacattatgctggaactttccgtgttgcaacaaaatagtgactattttttaatgaatTTACAAAcgttgactatttttgaatgacccgTCCAAAAACTGGTtggcccgtgctatttttacttatCAATAGCCCAATCCTAAGGCGGCCCACCCTTGAGTTTTGTACTTAGTGCACATGGTGCAGTCCAAAATTgcttcaatttcttttttcaaacttttttGGTTGAAGAGTTAACCTGGATAACCGCTCACCCAATCATTAAACTAACAATAGTCggtaaatataaatatatatatatatatatatatatatatatcaatatatatcatatatatacCGGCTAAGAAAAGTAAATAATGAATTtaaccggctatttgtgtaatcACACCCATTTGACTTTGACAAAGTTTTAAGGAATTAAACTAATAATTGTGATTTTAGTTTGATAAGAAATATATGACATCAAAAATTAGAGTATGAATaattaaaatgaataaaattttaGGACGGAAATTTATAAAGAGATGACACTAAAAAAGTGTCAACTATTTTGGTTTGTATCAAAATAGAAAAGGTACCATAGCTGAGATGGTGAAAATATTGAAACTGAATGGATAACTAATGAAGTAGAAGAATTGCACATTTTTTGTAGATCCAAACACTAATAGAGAGACAGAAAAAAACATAGTACCTTCTTTTaccttttatatttcttttctaaAGTTCAAAACGCATATCCAATTTTTTTCTGTTCATTTTTAGAGATTTCCAAACAAGGAAggaatatttaaaaataaaaattactgtTTCTATTCTTTTAGTATCAAATTTTCCTGGTCATGATCTAGAACTGCAGGCTCCTGGGGTAGTAGATCCCGTCTGCAACATTCAAGAATTGGCATCAGTCAAATACTCGAATATTTCACAAGATAGAGTATTTTATCCAAATTGCATTTTTAGACAATTTTTTTTTAGATATTGCGTATATACAAAATTAGAAATAATTATTTCGTGTTCAGTATATTACTTACCGAACAGGAATGTACATCACCACAATGGCACAAGAGCTGCCCATTAAGAGTATCTGTAGCTAAAAATGCACCCCCTCCTTCACTTCTCTGCATAATTTAAAGTCAGTTTCATTGCCTTAAATTAAACTAAGTAGTGAAAAATCTTCATATTTCTAGTAAAAATTACCTTGTAATAATCAACGGCGATGAAATTAGCCCAGCGATTAGCAGCAGCATTATGACAAGTCGTAAGCATGTCAAGAAGTTCTCCTGAATTCTGAACACAAGCCAATGGTTTCAATGGCACTGACCTAAAGTAATTTACTAACACCAAAGATTTACTTGTATCATCCATTTTCGATGACTCTGCCCGATTCGGACAACTTCCTTTTTCCATTCCTCCATCCCCATCTGCCACATACAAAAAAAATTACGCGATATTTTATATGaagagtttaagttttatataTCGACAGTGTAGTACATAAGTGATTGGACGTCTTACATTGATTTTCGACCATGTAATTCCATTGGTAAGCTATTCCTTCACTCTCTTCTTTGGATTTTTTGGAGGTAAAAACAATTAGTCTTTGGTTATTAGCCACCATGTCACTAACAAGGGGCCAGTTTTGACCACCTTTGGGCATTTTTGACACTGGAAACCAATATTTAATTAGTCCTGCATCTGTAAAcactttggtcaaaccttttGGTGTCTCTACATAATCTTCTAAGATCAATGTCACAATTTCTGATGGATTTGCTGATAAGAATGCCTCAATTTCCTTCAATGTGTCTATTGCTGGTTCCTACGAGACCAAATTTCATCGAAACGAAACAATTTATTGATTTAATCAATTGATGTAACtatgaagaaaaagaaagtgtCGCGAAATGGAATAGTAGAACATACAAATGCCGTATAGTCGTGACAATTGCCTCCAAATGAGTGGCACAACCATATATCTCCGTCGAAATCATAGGTATCAAGCATTAATCCCCGAACACCATTCTAGTAGGTTAACACGAtaaaagacataattaagtaaataaataaaattcacTTTAAATGACGCGGTtcacataattaatcaattcTGAGATTAGAGAAAATAACATACATTGAGCTGTTGAGTAACACTATCCTCTTGATTTGTGGGTGTTATTCTGGGGATGCCAGTGTGTGATGGCTCTCCCTCAATGGCAAAAGCATTGTGGGTCGTAAGGAATGCATACTTGTTGAATGGTAGAGAATTATTCTGTAAGCCCACACAAAAACAAAATATCAGCCCAAGTAAAACGCCCAGTGTAATTCACTAGCCCAGTTTAAATGGATCCAACATAAGCCCAATCTAAAAGCCCAAATGTTATTTACATACGTACCACTAGCTTAAATGGGTTTGTGCGGGTAGATCTAACACATCTGTTTCCTGAAAAAGACACAGTACAAGAAAAACAATAAAGCCCAGCTTCACAATCTGCATCCGTTGAGCATTTGTCGTCCAGCTGAATTACACATTTGAGAAAAAAATTAATCATCAAACTTCCTCCACGGAAGTAGCGCATTTAACTGAATCCAATACTTTTTTTACACAGAGCGTGAAAAAAcagtaaaattttaaatttttttggtttttaacCTATAATTTGAAAAACCATAATGAATTCAATAACATAAAAATTTATGGCTAATTCAATCAAATTTAAATATGAGTGTTGAGCAATTGCACTCATTGTTTTCAGCCTGAACACAACTcaaacatatacaaaaaaaaaaaagaaaaaaaaaagaaaaagaaaaagtgtaaTCGCATAATTAAGTGGAGTCTGAACAACTCAAACATAATTGATGAATATTTAAACGCACTGACTCTAAATCTTGAATCGACAACACAACACCAATAGTACCTTGCATGTTCCATTAGAGCAAGCAGTGGCGACAACAAAGAATGCACAGATCGTGAGCAGTAAAGGAGAAATTATTTGATGAGAAACCATGATATGAAAATGAAGAGGAAAGGAGGTTGAGGTTGTGAAGAGGGGAAAAAGAGTGGTTTATTTagaagaataaaaatataaaaaaaaaaatggaagaagaaaggGTATATATAGAATACTAAAATATCTATAGGATTGTTTTGAGTATTGGCTGAGATAACGAAGCCATGATTGTTGGGAGCGGAAATAGCAAAGGCATATGCTGTTTATATCAGGATAGCGAAATTTGAATGAGAATGCGAGACTTTTCGAGTAGTTTGAACGAGCACGAAAACTTTAAGTGTAATTACTTTTTGGAGTGAACAGATTATAGAAATTTCATGATTAGAGAATAAACATAAGAGATTTAGTGGGAGATCAGATTAATGCACCGGAAGATCATCTTACTAAAATGTTTAACGTATGTTAATAAATGATATTATTGACTCCAGATTTGTTTGTTCAGCAACTTATCCTAACTTATTacttttaattaatataatacgGTTTTAAGATGATAACATTCTGCAATTGACGATGAAAGTTAATGATCCATTTAAGTATTAAATTACTACTTTCTTCAGTGCTTTCACGTAGTAACAACACACCGGGCAATTGACTTTAAATTACCTACTTAAAATATTTAAGCCGGTTAAAGAAAATGATTTAAGCAGTGTTATTTCAGTTTAAGTTATTTCTTATTTAAGATGTAAGGATAAGGACATTCTCTGGTATGAAATCCATTGAAGAAAAATATAGGCAGAGACTTGGGACCAAATCCATTAATAATGCAATTAATTGGTTAACTCATAAAAAGCACaccaaataaagataaaataaataaagaaaggaTCATTATTTTAGCGTCCATATTATCGGCTGTTCACACTGTCCAAAAGCAGGGGCGAATTTAGGGAGGCG
Proteins encoded in this region:
- the LOC107768272 gene encoding PI-PLC X domain-containing protein At5g67130-like, with amino-acid sequence MVSHQIISPLLLTICAFFVVATACSNGTCKLDDKCSTDADCEAGLYCFSCTVSFSGNRCVRSTRTNPFKLVNNSLPFNKYAFLTTHNAFAIEGEPSHTGIPRITPTNQEDSVTQQLNNGVRGLMLDTYDFDGDIWLCHSFGGNCHDYTAFEPAIDTLKEIEAFLSANPSEIVTLILEDYVETPKGLTKVFTDAGLIKYWFPVSKMPKGGQNWPLVSDMVANNQRLIVFTSKKSKEESEGIAYQWNYMVENQYGDGGMEKGSCPNRAESSKMDDTSKSLVLVNYFRSVPLKPLACVQNSGELLDMLTTCHNAAANRWANFIAVDYYKRSEGGGAFLATDTLNGQLLCHCGDVHSCSTGSTTPGACSSRS